TGAAAATGCCCGGAAGCAGCCGCGCGTACTCCTTTTCGTAGAGGACGTCCGACGCGAGAATCAGGTCGAAGCCCTTCGCTTCGCGTGGAAACGATCGCCAGTCTATCATCCTCGCTTCGGGCGAGCGGCCGGTATTCCGAAACGCATTGGCGCGGGTGAAGGCGAGCGCGTCGGTGTAGTAATCGGTCGCCGTCATCTCGTATCCGGCAATCATCGCCCCGATCGTCACGAGCCCGACACCGCATCCGAGCTCGAGACCCTTGCCACCGGTTCGCCGCCCGCCTCTGTCGGCGAGCGAGACGAGATGCGCCGCGAGGATTGTGGATGAGGGCCAGATATCGGCCCAGTAGGGCAGCCGCTCGTCCATCACGAAGTCCTCTTCGCGGATCAGGTCGTCGGAATTCTTCGGCCGAAGAATCGAGAACGTGCGGCTGCCCACCTCGACGTCACCGGTGACGGTGTCGAAGCGCTTCTCGAGCGCCTCGACGAGCTCTTCGCCCTCGAGGTCGGTGAACTCCGCGACGGCGGGCGTCACGTGAGAGTCAGGTGATCGGTC
Above is a window of Gemmatimonadaceae bacterium DNA encoding:
- a CDS encoding methyltransferase domain-containing protein, encoding MTPAVAEFTDLEGEELVEALEKRFDTVTGDVEVGSRTFSILRPKNSDDLIREEDFVMDERLPYWADIWPSSTILAAHLVSLADRGGRRTGGKGLELGCGVGLVTIGAMIAGYEMTATDYYTDALAFTRANAFRNTGRSPEARMIDWRSFPREAKGFDLILASDVLYEKEYARLLPGIFKRGLAPGGMVILADPGRIGVPEFIEQCAEERLVIRSKVTHAFEAGKIRQRIDLYEVADAAS